In Methanococcoides sp. LMO-2, the genomic stretch AAGAACACAGGGAGAAAAGATGCTTATCATGCCTGCTGCAAAAGCTGCGACCGGCGTTACCCCACCCAGATCCATATTCAACCACCTGCACAATTAGACATCAGATGTATTCAAAGAAAGCTCGCTTTCAGAAATATTATTCCGATACTCTATTGCATGACCAAGAATTATCTCAAAAACATCTTTATCCACATAACCGAGGACACGAGCTTTATTTCGATCCATTTCTTTGACACCATCATACCTCATGAAGACATAATTCCCATCTTCAATATCAACTATCACAGTCGTATCGGGTATAGAATACACATTGAATCTGGCACCAAGTTCGGGAGTAAGCTCAGTATCAATAAACATGACAGTCGCCCGGCCTTCATAATCGAGTGCCAATTCATCGATGACCGGATCCAGCTGCCTGCATGGAGGACACCATTCAGCACCTGCTTTAAGAAGGACAGGACCATCTTCCAGGGCATCATCTATCTGCTGTTGCTCAGTAACAAGGATTGCTGCTCTTTCAGCAGATACTGTTGAATCGAAATCATCTACAGGAGTGACATCTGAAACACATCCTGCGATCAGGACTGCAGCAACAACCATTACAAGAAAACAGATCTTAGCCCTCATTCCATCACCATTTAAATTATGATATTATCTTATATAACTAACATTATTCCGGCAACAAAATAAAAGTAGCTCTGTTTTGATATAAAGGTTTTGCACGATTGTTGCATAGTGGCACAAAACCCATTGAAAAAAACCCCAATCGAAATTAGATAAAATAAATAAATAAATAAATAAAATGAAAGATGTTAGAGAGGCATCAGTGTCTGTTGACAACAGCCCACTTTAAAAGCACGCCCTCATCCATTTTTTCCATACCCATAAGATCCAGTTTCAGGACATCGTCCTCATCAAACCCTGAACCATCAACAAGTGTAGGAGCACAGGTTCCACCAATTAGCAGATTGCCTACAAACGAATATATCTCATCCACGAGACCATTTGAAAGCATAGCCCAATTAAGAGTGGCACCACCTTCTATCATTAGACGCTTTACTCCCATGGAATCGAGCTCTTTCATTAATGCACACAGATCCACCTGCTCATCTCCGGCAGTTATCACCAATGCCTTTTGCTGAAGCATTTTCACTCTGTCTTCAGGAGCTGAACCTGAAACTGCAATGATCCGCTTCCCCTCACCCTTTATGAAAATATCAGCATCCAGAGGAGTTCTTGCCTTGCTATCAATTACAATACGGATAGGATCCTCATCTGAACCACTGGCCTTACGAGCAGTACGGCGGGATTTGGATTTGACAGTGAGACTTGGATCGTCTGCAAGAACCGTACCAATGCCAACTACTATTGCGTCA encodes the following:
- a CDS encoding thioredoxin family protein, translating into MRAKICFLVMVVAAVLIAGCVSDVTPVDDFDSTVSAERAAILVTEQQQIDDALEDGPVLLKAGAEWCPPCRQLDPVIDELALDYEGRATVMFIDTELTPELGARFNVYSIPDTTVIVDIEDGNYVFMRYDGVKEMDRNKARVLGYVDKDVFEIILGHAIEYRNNISESELSLNTSDV
- a CDS encoding 2,5-diamino-6-(ribosylamino)-4(3H)-pyrimidinone 5'-phosphate reductase; its protein translation is MGRPFIFINSAMSADGKISTKERKQVRISGDVDFDRMDELRATSDAIVVGIGTVLADDPSLTVKSKSRRTARKASGSDEDPIRIVIDSKARTPLDADIFIKGEGKRIIAVSGSAPEDRVKMLQQKALVITAGDEQVDLCALMKELDSMGVKRLMIEGGATLNWAMLSNGLVDEIYSFVGNLLIGGTCAPTLVDGSGFDEDDVLKLDLMGMEKMDEGVLLKWAVVNRH